CTGTGTGCTTGGAGCTTTAGGCATAATCGAGAAATATTATTCACTAGGGTGAGgcgattttttttggtatgcAAAAATTCAAGATTAAGAAAGTGTGCTCAATAAGCAAAAAATTTGTTCtattataatatttgattttaattattgttgtATTAAGATTCAAAACTATTTAACTTTGTCTCATTATTATAGTATACCATCCAAATCGTCTCGCTCTACTTAAGTAGTATATCTCCAGTACATTAATATAATGTTGTAgctaatataatatttattcgCACAGATCCACAGAACAATTAATATCGtacaattttaatcaaaaaatacttCATATCAGAGAACTAATGCATACATTTAGAAAAACCCCATGTGGACCATCTCGTAACTGATAAATAATATCATTTTTAAACTCATTCCCAACCGAATCCACACCGATATTAACCTGTTTgtgattaaatataaataaattttacttcTTCACGATTAAACATAGCGCAAAAAGTATTAGATAACCGCAGTAGATTGTGATTGTAAAATTGATGATTTCATATTGCACCTAGTTTGTAAGCCATTTTTGGAAGACCCTCACAGTTTTGACGGACATTGATGGATTGTTTTAGAAGAATATTTTGTGTATGTAAACTTAATAGAACTGTGGCTAACcgtataatataattattgatCACAGCATTCATTGTAATCGGTTCTttccaataatttaaataaagactTAGcgatatgtatttatgtaattgatatatgtttttttttagagtggGTCTCTTAACGAAATAATTCcttggaaatataaaaaaaaaactaagataAACTACAGTGAACTCTAATCTGGAAAACCAGCATAAGTGTTAACTGTTGGGTGCCCATTTGTTTTCTATATCAATGAGGCAAGCGGAGTTTTCGCAGCATGTGTAATGATATCCTATTCATAGTTGTTTTATCATAGCATCCATTAACACTTTCCGGTCTTATCTGCCTTGAACTTTGTTTGTGAATCGTTTACCGCTACCATTAAATGCTTATTAAGATAGGAGTATGTTAGCGGGTCACGTGTAAAGGAGGTCACTGATTGCCCAGCAGGAGAATCGGGAAAATCAGGAGCAACGGCAGACGGTCAATAGAGTCATAAATGTCACCCGGAATACGGTCGATCCTGTTGTTGCACTATTTATGTGATGACAATTTATGATACCCATCGGCGTCGCACTTCGGCCTCGGCCCTGATTACCTGCCCATGTCCTTATGAGGATCACTCTCCGTTTCTGTTACTGTTACTGTTTTTATCCTGATCACCACTCAAGTGTCAATAAATTCCCATAAACGCACGCAATTGCCTGACACTTTTTCGGGTCGCTATCCTGGACATTCTGTTGATAGTAAGGGTTAGTCCTTGTTAGTCCTTAACTTTGAAGTGTGTCGTAAGTTATGGCATGAGTTTTGTGGAAATTGTCGCATTCATGGAGAGATCTAAGAACAaactgtaaatatttataaattaacctAATTTAGTCTCATTAGGATCactttatctttttatttaattgattaaaaattgatttttcagagaaaaacttttcaaaaactCTTAATTCGAAATAAAGCTGTTtgtaattattacaaaataattttaaatttaaaggcaATTCCTCCGCCTTATTAAATCCTTGCCAGACATGCTGTCTGGAAATTTTTGCACACCTGTGTATACCCAAATATTCGGAGACCACAACAAATTTACTTGGAAACAAACAAATAGTTTCATATGATAATTCATAATTCCAGATTATTACATGGTAATTATGCTCAGAACAATGCTGACTAAAGTCGAATCCATTTCTGACTTACAATAGGAACAAAAACGCAGAACATTTCGCTCCATTGTTTGGTATTGTATAACAAAGAATGGGATCAACAAGTGGCGGCCAGGGAGAGATTCCCATGGAATTCTTTGTGACTTCAACACTCCGGACTTCTAATCACATTTTCGCAATTTAGCGCCAACAGCTAATCCGCAAAACGAAAACGATTAATCTGGCAGGGAAAACCCAGAAACACGCAACCGCCTGACGCGGCCAGGGATTATCATCAGTTGACCTATTGTTGGTCAGAAGAAAGGAAGAAGAGGGTATCGAGAGAGGGGCCTACTTTCAACCAGAACCGCCCACCAACCAACTACCtattgttgctattttgaCAGGGCCAAGGAGGAAACCTCTCGAGATCCCAGGTAGCGCTGCACCGAAATGCTAATTGGAAATCCCAGAACATTTTCATAGGGGGTGTTGCCGATCTTTAGGTTATCCGCGAGCCTTTCTCCCGAAAATATTGCAGCATAATGCCTGATCAGGATCAGCCAGGACTTCCACTAAGCTGCGGTCGCGTGGCACTCTGCGCAAAGGCGATCGACTTCGATCCATCAGCGATCAACATCACCGTCAAGATCAAACGTCACGATCCTTTGTCGGCTTTAGGACATTGTTCCTTGACAATTTGTGTGAAATATCTGGTCCATCTTGCAGTGGCATCACATCATTTGTACTCTTTAGCCATGCCCGGCGCTTCTTCTGCCGGCCAGTGTGTTTTCCAATTGTTTTGGCCGCTTTCCTTAGAAATTCAGCGAACTCTTCGAATTGATTTTCCCCCTAATGCTGCGAGTCTGTGGAGTTAATTAACCTTTCGATGCGGCTACTTGAAAGTGGGCATGAGCCGCAATGGATTTCAAAATGATTACTGTGTGGAAAGTAGATCGTTTAAATGGTTGCATAAGGGGTAAGGATTTTTAACAGTTTGAAGCAGAATATAAAAGGAAATATTTAGAaactagaaaataaaataaaatagtttaacattacataacagttttatttaaaatcgtaggtccaaataaaaaacttttttttttttttaaattgtatgttaattttaagtttaatggaggcaaaaagccaaaaatgtATGGAAATATTGaactgtttaaataattttttttcataactaaatttttaaaataacaatatctaaacaatcaatttattttaaataatctcATTTGCGGTTTCCcaagaaataatattattataacatttcattcacaaattaaaagtaataataaaaggcaaaatgtactatttaaaagttttgttttcactATTTGGCCTCAATATATCAcaacaatttgttgtttaagagtctttatttttgtaaggTAAATTTTCGTCACCGAAAATACTCCTTTTTTCTTCAtaaccgaaaaatatttgttattacataaacttttttttaattctgaacttattttatttatatttatattatattatatttgtatttgtgacCCATTTATGGGAACCATTGCTGGAAGCTCGGAGAAAGccactttaaaaatatctctTTAAATTTGACCCAATAAAGTAAGTACAATCGCCTAAAATCGAAAGTTGCAAACCGCACAACCCAAATTGTTCTTCTTTGTTCTGTTTCTGTCCAAGAGCTGGTAAACCTCCAACCAAACCGACACTTACTAGACCACAGACATGCAATGAAGATGATCCAGGGGGATCTTCGGTGGATGCAAATAATATTATGGAAATGTTTCCCACATGATCAGAcgcttttttgtttgctggcATTCTGACCTTGGTTTGACTATAAAGTCAATTTCAGAGCAAGTAACAAAAGAGGTATGATTACGGACGGTAGCCAAATGACAGGTCAAACAAAAGAAGTCGACCTGTAGCTGGATACAGTGAATACCtgggagagagagagggacAGGCGCAATTAAACGTTTTGACCGCAAGCCAATTTAAGGGCACGGGCTGGCGTTTTGATCCTCAGGAGGCAGACATATTCGGCTACCTGTGAGGATCGGTTCAGTTCGAGACAGCGAATCAGGTAGCAGGTATATAAACTCAACCAATCACGGAAGAGCCGGGTCTTCAGCTGGCGGCTATATAAGGGCCGACCTTCCAGTAGCCACTTCAGTTGTCCTTTGAGCCTGCAAACGTAATCATGTTGACCAACAACGAGCTAATGGAGCAGTTTTACTTCCCCGACGACTCGCCAGCGGTGCCCGAGTTCTTGTGCAACGATACCTTCCAGCAGTTCGAGCAGCTCATGTACCAGCAGGAGTTCAGCAACAGCGATAGCCAGTCGGATGGAGCCAACAGTTGCTCCTTGGAGATGTACTACGACACCCCGGCTGTCCTGGAGCTGGAGCATATGTTGAGTGTCcaggagcaacagcagcagcatcaagCGAATCACTTGGGCAAGATTCAAGGAAGGAGTTCAAAACAGAGGAGCAAGCCCTACGACAAGCTGTCCACCTCCATGTCATCATCCGCATCCTCCGCCTCCTCGAGCAGCTCATCATCGGTGAGTTTCGGCGGCGAAGTCCTGAAAAAGCGGCGACTGGCGGCCAATGCCCGTGAAAGGAGACGGATGAACAGCCTGAACGACGCCTTCGACAAGCTGAGGGATGTGGTTCCGTCGCTTGGTCACGACCGGCGACTCTCCAAGTACGAAACTCTGCAAATGGCGCAGGCTTACATCGGGGATCTGGTCACGTTGCTCTCCAGAGACTACTAGCCAGTTGGAGAATCCCTCATCCTTCCTTAAAGCGGAAGTCCCTTTGCGGGCTGTGTTGCAGCAACACTTTCGACCTAGTGGAAAACTTATAAAGGCTGTTAGTATTTAGTCTATTATCATAGTTGTAAATAATTGAAAGCAATAATTGTCTAATAAAATGTAagagtttaaattttattattttaaatggccAAATTTTGGGAAATGAGAAGGAAGCTGTATATTTAAGTATCTCTAGGactaaaaaccaaattcacggaatttttaaaatcttttagaataaaatatgGCATAATACTAAAGTTACTTCCTTTAATATCTGTGTAATTGAAAAAAGTAGTCAGAGCGGTAAtgtacaatttttcaaaaagtttacTTCGGTTTTTAGTACctagattaaataaataaaaaagcattaTGGAAAATTATtcgaaataaataacaaatacattttaattttattattatttgaccGATTATATTTTAGGTGCTATTACCAGTGTGATACTGAGACAAACAAATTAACTACGGCATTTTTTTAGCCCCTTATAGTTTGGaacgtttttaaaaagaaatgtacagatttaaaaaaaccaaagataGTTAAAAAATGCCTtcgaaataaataactttaaattaaatactgtcaatttaatttaaaattaatcatttgTTAACcatttaatgaaaacaaatgcaaaaaaaaataaaacgataataaaattaattaaaatcttcatttaaaaagttattgtaCATGCtagatacaaatatttaaagaccTCTGGTTTAAAATCCATTTATCAACCAAAATTTCTTCTCAACATTTGTTTACATTCGCCACACTTTCATCTCAACCCAAAAAGGGTAACCGTGTTATCCTTGAGATTTGAGCGGCATGGCTAAGTAGGGAGTGTGCCACACCCACGAACCAGCAGCAAAGGTCAAAACATCAGTTGCCAACAGAGAATTAATGAGTTCCGACTTCCGACGCAAACTGAAGGGAACTCCAAAACAGAAGTGATTAAATGCCGCAAACGTCAACAGGTAAACAGTCAGGATAAACACAGCCATTTCCTTAGATCCCCCGAACTCTAGAcgaaaattgatttaaacatAGTCATTTGTAAATGCTATGGGAATTGTGGGTGGATCCAGGATCCCAAACGGAAGACAGCGTACCAGTAAATAAAACAGGCGAGGTCTCgaatataaagttttaaatttcgaATATCACATTGATGTTTGTATTTATAGAACTAAATACAGAATATTAACTTAGCTTACTATATTCAGGTTGTATTGCTAGAGTCCAAAATGAATCTCATAAATGTGCTCTTCACTCTATTGCAATTTTAGTTAAAACTTTGGATACTAATAATTTCCTTGACTTAACATCACCGAGCcatcaaaaaaataactaaaacaataataatatcaatCCCGTCGATACTTATTCGCCTGGAAGACTTGGTAAGACACTATTTTCGGTAAGCCAATTTcgtaaagtattttaaaaacatgccAGTCTATTGCGATTCCTGTAAACGAGATCATTGTATCCGCTTGCTAAGGATATTGAAACATTGGGCATGAAGAATTTTTCCATAAAGTATAAATAGGCATTCCcgcttttagtttttatacgatttattaactttaaaagaGAAGGAAAAACACAATTCTGAAAGCGGCAAAACCAGcggatcggacaactatatccTGTTATAGAAACGAACGGGACAAATTAGCTAAATTGTTAAGATTATGAGAACATTTGATAAGCTTTGGCTGGTCTTTACTCATAACCAAAtgtgtaaattataaatttaaatgttgaatatatttgtaaaatataattatcaTTTACAATTAGTGAAGAgcatataactttttttaccAATTCATTTTTGGACTACCTTTAAACCTATTTACAATAATTAATATCTATGTTTATCACTAAGAACTATAAGCAAAGGCGCATTAACTAGTTAATAGAGATTATGTAATTAATCTAAGTCAACACACTAAACTTAAGCTACGACGAAAGTGTAAATTGAAAGTCTTTGAAAGTGTTTGTCTAAGATTCTCCTTTGGATGAAGGCTACGAACGTTGACTTATTATCGAAAGATGAATGAAGCACAGTGGATGTACTCTAGtatttataaacaagaaaataactCAAGAAAGCTcgtggtttatt
This genomic stretch from Drosophila gunungcola strain Sukarami unplaced genomic scaffold, Dgunungcola_SK_2 000001F, whole genome shotgun sequence harbors:
- the LOC128262219 gene encoding basic helix-loop-helix transcription factor amos; amino-acid sequence: MLTNNELMEQFYFPDDSPAVPEFLCNDTFQQFEQLMYQQEFSNSDSQSDGANSCSLEMYYDTPAVLELEHMLSVQEQQQQHQANHLGKIQGRSSKQRSKPYDKLSTSMSSSASSASSSSSSSVSFGGEVLKKRRLAANARERRRMNSLNDAFDKLRDVVPSLGHDRRLSKYETLQMAQAYIGDLVTLLSRDY